One Mercenaria mercenaria strain notata chromosome 12, MADL_Memer_1, whole genome shotgun sequence DNA segment encodes these proteins:
- the LOC123534910 gene encoding zinc finger protein 346-like has product MASGESVEKDSAFYKKVIKKCRITFIEDLDPVALLDVFLAEEYFTVTQDRDIRELTNTSDKNREILTRVSAKGVKGYNDFKTCLIKSRQEHLAEYLDTTAAKLEEEMLPAQETSPTVNNRAGFKCSVCDLSFDTVQLLVQHTQTPEHMDMIKEQQEFAKENQEEHEDETGDFSGLASSMHEQNAIDCSDQVSQCYLCNVSFTSPSHANSHLSGKPHKRKKTLFDSEFHKPSHGSMEHESVQKSSENVGQADSQISLPLDTLRSSNTTMSVDPSKTGLSCDICNVPFTSKYNAQQHYDSEKHKKKALLLQKQKLGETLPTSCDICICNFSGQESAEAHFNGEKHRKAAQKAKIEGGDALPLFCTICSCPFSSESNAKQHFESKRHKRKQELNKNNADTSIRNTSLGLDSDGQDVPNTKNDAHGPEENGDATVQRDEDEVAADLQNLSLCDK; this is encoded by the exons ATGGCATCAGGAGAGTCAGTCGAAAAAG ATTCAGCTTTTTacaagaaagttatcaaaaaatGTCGGATAACATTTATAGAGGATCTTGACCCAGTTGCACTGTTGGATGTCTTTCTTGCGGAAGAATATTTTACAGTCACACAGGATAGGGATATTAGA GAGCTGACCAACACCTCGGACAAGAACAGAGAAATTCTAACTAGAGTCAGCGCAAAAGGTGTCAAGGGGTACAACGATTTCAAAACGTGTTTGATAAAGTCCCGTCAAGAACACTTGGCAGAATATCTAGACACAACTGCAGCCAAACTAGAAGAAGAAATGTTACCTGCTCAAGAAACTTCACCAACTGTTAATAATCGTGCAG GATTTAAATGTTCAGTTTGTGACCTTTCATTTGACACGGTGCAACTTTTGGTACAGCATACTCAGACGCCTGAACACATGGATATGATTAAAGAACAGCAAGAGTTTGCAAAAGAAAATCAAGAGGAACATGAGGATGAAACCGGCGACTTTTCAGGTCTAGCTAGTAGTATGCATGAGCAGAACGCAATTGATTGCAGCGACCAAGTCAGTCAATGTTACCTGTGTAATGTCAGTTTCACATCCCCGTCGCACGCAAATAGTCACTTGAGCGGTAAGCCgcataaaagaaagaaaacactGTTTGACTCGGAGTTTCATAAGCCCAGTCACGGTTCCATGGAACATGAAAGTGTTCAGAAGTCTTCAGAAAATGTTGGTCAGGCCGATAGTCAAATATCTTTGCCACTAGACACTCTAAGATCAAGTAATACAACAATGTCAGTAGATCCGAGTAAGACAGGTCTTTCCTGTGATATCTGTAATGTCCCCTTTACTAGCAAATACAATGCTCAACAACATTACGATAGcgaaaaacacaaaaagaaagCTCTTTTATTGCAAAAACAGAAGCTGGGAGAAACACTTCCAACATCATGTGACATTTGTATCTGCAATTTTAGCGGCCAGGAAAGTGCTGAAGCCCATTTCAATGGCGAGAAACACAGGAAGGCGGCACAGAAGGCTAAAATAGAAGGTGGAGACGCCTTGCCTTTATTTTGTACAATCTGCTCATGCCCTTTTTCTAGCGAATCGAATGCAAAACAGCATTTTGAGAGCAAGAGACATAAACGAAAACAGgaacttaataaaaataatg cTGATACCAGTATCCGGAACACAAGTCTGGG ACTTGATAGTGATGGACAGGATGTGCCTAATACTAAAAATGATGCTCACGGCCCAGAAGAAAACGGAGATGCGACAGTTCAACGAGATGAAGATGAAGTGGCCGCTGATTTACAAAATTTATCTTTGTGTGACAAATGA